Proteins encoded within one genomic window of Micromonospora halotolerans:
- a CDS encoding HNH endonuclease: MDAVLVINADLGPLHRVTVQHAIRMLCRRVAEIHEAEPDQVIGVFPMPRVVRLVRYVVTRWRFSAGPAWSRGGVLRRDGRRCAYCDGPASTIDHILPRSRGGRNTWGNTTAACYGCNQRKGDRTPAEAGMPLRREPVTPSWASLAR, translated from the coding sequence GTGGACGCCGTCCTCGTCATCAACGCCGACCTCGGCCCGCTGCACCGGGTCACCGTCCAGCACGCGATCCGGATGCTCTGCCGGCGGGTCGCCGAGATCCACGAGGCCGAGCCGGACCAGGTGATCGGCGTCTTCCCGATGCCGCGGGTGGTCCGCCTCGTCCGGTACGTGGTGACCCGCTGGCGGTTCAGCGCCGGCCCGGCCTGGTCCCGGGGCGGGGTCCTGCGCCGCGACGGCCGGCGGTGCGCCTACTGCGACGGCCCGGCCAGCACCATCGACCACATCCTGCCCCGCTCGCGCGGTGGCCGGAACACCTGGGGGAACACCACCGCCGCCTGCTACGGGTGCAACCAGCGCAAGGGCGACCGGACCCCGGCCGAGGCGGGCATGCCGCTGCGGCGGGAGCCGGTGACGCCGAGCTGGGCCTCGCTGGCGCGGTGA